One stretch of Cohnella algarum DNA includes these proteins:
- the spoVE gene encoding stage V sporulation protein E produces the protein MVKTRSAPDIWIIAATLAILAIGIVMVYSASAVAAFHDYGDKFYYVKRQLVFAAMGIAAMFVTMNVDYARLKKWTLPALIACFALLVVVLVPGIGVVRGGARSWLGIGSFGIQPSEFMKLAMILFLAHFLSERQDRMHSFARGLMPPLGILGAAFALIMLQPDLGTGAVMIGASLLVIFAAGARLAHLGGLALLGVAGFVALIAAAPYRLQRITAFLDPWQDPLGAGYQSIQSLYAIGPGGLVGLGLGMSRQKYNYLPEPQTDFIFSILAEELGFIGGSLLLLLFLLLIWRGMRCAITIADPFGSFLAAGIVGIFGVQVLMNVGVVIGLLPVTGITLPLVSYGGSSLTLLLTALGILLNLSRYSR, from the coding sequence ATGGTCAAGACCCGTTCCGCTCCCGATATCTGGATCATCGCGGCGACGCTCGCCATTTTGGCGATCGGCATCGTCATGGTTTACAGCGCCAGCGCCGTAGCCGCTTTCCACGATTACGGAGACAAGTTTTATTACGTGAAGCGCCAGCTGGTGTTTGCCGCGATGGGCATCGCCGCCATGTTCGTCACGATGAACGTCGATTACGCCCGGCTCAAGAAATGGACGCTGCCGGCGCTCATCGCCTGCTTCGCGCTGCTCGTCGTCGTGCTCGTTCCGGGTATCGGCGTCGTGCGGGGCGGGGCCCGAAGCTGGCTGGGGATCGGATCGTTCGGCATCCAGCCTTCGGAATTCATGAAGCTGGCGATGATTTTGTTTCTCGCCCATTTTCTTTCCGAGCGTCAGGACCGGATGCATTCCTTCGCGCGGGGGCTGATGCCTCCGCTGGGCATTCTCGGCGCGGCGTTCGCCCTCATCATGCTGCAGCCGGATCTTGGCACCGGAGCCGTCATGATCGGGGCGTCGCTGCTCGTCATTTTCGCGGCCGGAGCCAGGCTCGCCCATCTGGGCGGCCTCGCGCTGCTCGGGGTTGCCGGCTTCGTCGCCCTGATCGCGGCGGCGCCGTACCGCCTTCAGCGCATCACGGCGTTTCTCGACCCGTGGCAGGACCCGCTCGGCGCGGGCTACCAGTCGATCCAGTCGCTTTACGCGATCGGGCCGGGCGGGCTCGTGGGCTTGGGCCTCGGCATGAGCCGGCAAAAGTACAATTACTTGCCGGAGCCGCAGACGGATTTCATTTTTTCGATTTTGGCGGAGGAGCTCGGTTTCATCGGAGGATCGCTTTTGCTGCTGTTGTTTCTCCTGCTCATCTGGCGCGGCATGCGCTGCGCGATTACGATTGCCGATCCGTTCGGCAGCTTTCTCGCGGCCGGCATCGTCGGCATTTTCGGCGTTCAGGTGCTTATGAACGTCGGCGTCGTCATCGGCCTGCTGCCGGTGACGGGCATTACGCTGCCGCTCGTCAGCTACGGAGGCTCGTCGCTTACGCTGCTGCTGACGGCGCTCGGCATTTTGCTTAATTTATCCCGTTATTCGAGGTGA